One genomic window of Tenacibaculum tangerinum includes the following:
- a CDS encoding DUF3341 domain-containing protein: MSTNKVIHALYNDDDILMDAVKKVRAEHHHIEEVFCPFPVHGLDKAMGLAPTRLAITAFLYGITGLGVAVWLTWYTMIADWPQDIGGKPNFTWAANMPAFVPILFELTVFFAAHLMVITFYMRSRLWPFKEAENPDPRTTDDHFLMEVPVHGNEEELVALLQSTGAVEINVVETH, encoded by the coding sequence ATGAGCACTAATAAAGTAATTCACGCATTATACAATGATGATGATATCTTAATGGATGCCGTTAAGAAAGTAAGAGCAGAGCATCATCATATTGAAGAAGTATTTTGTCCATTTCCAGTTCACGGATTAGACAAAGCTATGGGATTGGCACCTACACGTTTAGCAATTACTGCTTTTCTATATGGTATTACAGGATTAGGCGTAGCAGTTTGGTTAACTTGGTATACGATGATTGCTGATTGGCCACAAGATATTGGAGGAAAGCCAAACTTTACTTGGGCAGCTAACATGCCGGCATTTGTTCCGATTTTATTCGAATTAACAGTGTTTTTCGCAGCACACTTAATGGTTATTACTTTTTACATGCGTAGTAGATTATGGCCTTTTAAAGAAGCTGAAAATCCTGATCCAAGAACAACTGACGATCACTTCTTAATGGAAGTTCCAGTTCACGGAAATGAAGAAGAGTTGGTGGCATTGTTACAATCAACCGGAGCTGTAGAAATTAACGTAGTAGAAACGCACTAA
- a CDS encoding c-type cytochrome: MKSLKIIIALAVVATSLSSCNDKRNPQVQYMPDMYVSVPYDANGAEGINNEMVNKLPVAGTVSRNGVIAYDIPDTNEGYEKAKAELKNPLPTTEANLEKGKELYGIYCASCHGTKGDGNGVLSQRDKFNGIPNYADRELTSGNIYHVIMYGKGVMGSHASQLRYNERWQVVQYVEKLRSELK; this comes from the coding sequence ATGAAGAGTTTAAAAATTATTATCGCTTTAGCTGTAGTAGCAACAAGCTTAAGTTCTTGCAACGATAAACGTAATCCACAGGTGCAATACATGCCAGATATGTACGTATCTGTGCCGTACGATGCAAATGGAGCAGAAGGTATAAATAACGAAATGGTAAATAAATTACCAGTAGCAGGTACTGTAAGTAGAAACGGAGTGATTGCTTATGATATTCCTGATACTAATGAAGGATATGAAAAGGCAAAAGCTGAGTTAAAAAATCCGTTACCAACAACTGAGGCTAACTTAGAGAAAGGTAAAGAATTATACGGTATTTACTGTGCGTCTTGTCATGGTACAAAAGGAGATGGAAACGGAGTATTATCTCAAAGAGATAAATTCAACGGTATTCCAAATTATGCAGATAGAGAGTTAACTTCAGGAAATATTTACCATGTAATTATGTATGGTAAAGGAGTTATGGGGTCTCATGCATCACAGTTACGATACAATGAGCGTTGGCAAGTTGTACAATACGTAGAAAAATTAAGAAGCGAATTAAAATAA
- a CDS encoding NAD(P)/FAD-dependent oxidoreductase has translation MNTEVDYIIVGLGLSGIAFTEQLLKNKKSFVVFENNSQVSSVVAGGVYNPVILKRFTPVWNGHEQLKKAIPFYQELEEKLQCTLDYQFTTKKVFTSVGDENNWFIASDKPMLSYYMNPKISKEKTKGIIGGYGFGELKGTGRIDTPLLVKIYKEYIKSLNNLIEEEFDYSKVVIQEDNVSYRAITAKRIVFCEGFGLKKNPFFNTLPLNGTKGETITIHAPELQIDFLLKGSVFVMPLGNDTYKIGATFNWTDKTATPTKEGRTELEEKLQKIIAVPYTVIEQSAGIRPTVKDRRPLVGTHAEYPQLAVLNGLGTRGVMIAPTVAENLYNHLEKGEQLDEEININRFLEQ, from the coding sequence ATGAATACAGAGGTAGATTATATCATAGTAGGTTTAGGACTCTCAGGAATAGCTTTTACAGAACAATTGCTGAAAAACAAGAAGAGCTTTGTCGTTTTTGAAAACAATTCACAAGTATCTTCAGTAGTGGCTGGAGGCGTATATAATCCAGTTATTTTAAAAAGATTTACCCCTGTTTGGAATGGGCATGAGCAACTAAAAAAAGCCATTCCTTTTTATCAAGAATTAGAAGAGAAGTTACAATGTACTTTAGATTATCAGTTCACTACTAAAAAAGTATTTACCAGTGTAGGAGACGAGAATAATTGGTTTATAGCATCCGATAAACCGATGCTATCGTACTATATGAATCCGAAAATTTCAAAAGAAAAAACAAAAGGAATTATAGGAGGTTACGGTTTCGGAGAACTAAAAGGTACTGGGAGAATCGATACGCCCTTATTAGTAAAAATCTACAAAGAATATATAAAATCATTAAACAACCTTATAGAAGAAGAATTTGACTATTCAAAAGTTGTTATTCAAGAAGATAACGTTAGTTATAGAGCTATTACTGCAAAACGAATTGTGTTTTGTGAAGGATTTGGACTGAAGAAAAATCCGTTTTTCAATACCTTACCCTTGAACGGAACCAAAGGAGAAACCATTACGATTCATGCACCTGAATTGCAAATAGACTTTTTACTAAAAGGAAGTGTATTTGTAATGCCATTAGGCAATGATACCTACAAAATAGGTGCGACGTTTAATTGGACAGATAAAACCGCAACTCCTACAAAAGAAGGGAGAACAGAACTAGAAGAAAAATTGCAAAAAATAATAGCAGTTCCATACACAGTAATCGAACAATCGGCAGGAATACGCCCCACAGTAAAAGACAGAAGACCTCTCGTTGGCACACATGCTGAATATCCGCAATTAGCCGTGTTAAATGGCCTAGGAACACGAGGAGTTATGATTGCACCAACCGTTGCAGAAAACCTGTACAATCACCTAGAAAAAGGAGAACAACTAGACGAGGAAATCAATATCAATAGATTCTTAGAGCAATAG
- the porK gene encoding T9SS ring complex lipoprotein PorK/GldK encodes MKKITVLALLVSIIYSCGSSGDRGELVGVKSKRKWFAEKPYGMAKIPGGSFTMGKQDEDPMGAMNAPTKTVTVQPFYMDETEITNSEYKAFVHWVRDSITRTKLAYQAEFASLGGDEASTGKNAKGIQLYAFASKDTVNETPYEKYMRENYYELGEGLDSLKPLNWEEEIIWDSQEYPDADYVEVMDSLYIKKDEALNGVRTFNVDLLDYRYYWFDNEAAARTGKNRKDFLKDKVINVYPDTTVWIKDFNYSYNDPMHQEYFAHKAYENYPVVGVTWNQAKAFCHWRTKAKNSYQRSRKKLGLVPAFRLPTEAEWEYAARGGLNYGKYPWGGPSTTSDRGCFLANFKPVRGDYAADGALYTVEALSYNPNEYGLFNMAGNVSEWTNTAYSQMSYYMGSTMNPNVEIKENRRKIIRGGSWKDVAYFLEVSSRDWEYADTARSYIGFRTVQDYLGTNKNN; translated from the coding sequence ATGAAAAAAATAACAGTACTTGCATTGTTAGTATCTATCATTTACTCTTGTGGTTCAAGTGGTGATAGAGGGGAGTTGGTAGGAGTAAAGTCCAAAAGAAAGTGGTTTGCAGAAAAACCATACGGCATGGCCAAGATTCCTGGAGGATCTTTTACTATGGGGAAACAAGATGAAGACCCCATGGGAGCTATGAATGCCCCAACTAAAACTGTTACGGTTCAGCCATTTTATATGGATGAAACAGAAATTACCAATAGTGAGTATAAAGCATTTGTTCATTGGGTAAGAGACTCTATAACAAGAACGAAGCTAGCTTATCAGGCAGAGTTTGCTTCTTTAGGAGGAGACGAAGCCAGTACAGGTAAAAACGCTAAAGGAATTCAATTATATGCCTTTGCCTCAAAAGATACAGTAAATGAAACTCCGTATGAAAAATACATGCGTGAAAATTATTACGAGTTGGGTGAAGGATTAGATTCACTAAAGCCACTAAATTGGGAAGAAGAAATCATTTGGGATTCTCAAGAATACCCAGACGCAGACTATGTAGAGGTAATGGACTCACTTTATATTAAAAAAGATGAGGCATTGAACGGAGTAAGAACCTTTAACGTAGATTTATTAGATTATAGATATTACTGGTTTGATAACGAAGCAGCTGCCAGAACAGGTAAAAACAGAAAAGACTTCTTAAAAGATAAGGTAATTAATGTGTACCCAGACACCACAGTTTGGATTAAAGATTTTAATTACTCATACAACGATCCTATGCACCAAGAATATTTTGCCCACAAAGCATACGAAAATTACCCAGTTGTAGGGGTTACTTGGAATCAAGCAAAGGCTTTTTGTCATTGGAGAACGAAAGCAAAGAATAGCTACCAGCGTTCAAGGAAAAAACTAGGGTTAGTTCCTGCATTTAGATTGCCAACAGAAGCAGAATGGGAATATGCCGCTCGTGGTGGACTTAACTACGGTAAGTATCCTTGGGGTGGACCCAGCACTACCAGTGATAGAGGATGTTTTTTAGCGAACTTTAAACCAGTGCGTGGTGACTATGCTGCTGATGGAGCTTTATACACAGTTGAAGCATTATCATACAACCCTAATGAATATGGATTATTTAATATGGCAGGAAACGTTTCTGAGTGGACAAATACTGCCTATAGCCAAATGTCATATTACATGGGATCTACGATGAATCCTAATGTTGAAATTAAAGAAAATAGAAGAAAAATTATCCGTGGAGGTTCATGGAAAGATGTAGCTTATTTCTTAGAAGTAAGTTCTCGTGATTGGGAATACGCTGATACTGCGAGAAGTTACATCGGATTTAGAACTGTACAAGATTATTTAGGAACGAATAAAAACAATTAA
- the porM gene encoding type IX secretion system motor protein PorM/GldM, with protein sequence MAGGKLSPRQKMINLMYLVFIAMLAMNMSKEVLSAFGLMNEKLTVANEKAAEKNKIAYETLAQKAAEQEKQYGEAKEKTDKLKVAASELYAYIGDLKSRMTGDLEDKKAYETMDKSKFLDELFFKGGKVTKEGKEFVAKIDAFRNDAMAALEGTEVADIIATRFSTDKVTNKDGKKIDWLKYNYEGFPLIASLTKLTQIQADIKATESDALSALLQGELQSAVSMTKYEAMVVFDKGAYYPGEKLSGKVILGKKDPNLTAEKVIINGEEIASEKIQAGQVILDGPAGNVGDKELLGEFKFKEADSTVTIPIKGSYAVIPRPNEALVSADKMNVVYRGLANPLTISIPGVPSNKVAASAPGLKRTSGDKYTMYPGKGSEVNIVVTGTPAGADKAVRSVKKFRIKDIPPAVGMVRGQYDMVKMPKSSVGNVSVAAGLPDFLFDLKLNVSSFKIKVPGQVAIPVSGTRMTARAKQALTKARRNDVITIFDIQASVSGSNYKIKKVLPVNIEITN encoded by the coding sequence ATGGCAGGAGGAAAACTATCACCAAGGCAGAAGATGATTAATCTTATGTACTTAGTATTTATTGCAATGTTGGCAATGAATATGAGTAAAGAGGTATTATCAGCTTTTGGATTAATGAATGAAAAGTTAACAGTAGCAAATGAAAAAGCTGCTGAGAAGAATAAAATAGCTTACGAAACATTAGCCCAAAAAGCAGCAGAACAAGAGAAGCAATACGGCGAAGCTAAAGAGAAAACAGATAAGCTTAAAGTAGCAGCAAGCGAATTGTATGCGTACATCGGAGACTTAAAAAGCCGAATGACGGGTGACCTAGAAGATAAAAAAGCCTATGAGACCATGGACAAGTCTAAGTTTTTAGACGAATTGTTCTTTAAAGGAGGAAAGGTAACCAAAGAAGGTAAAGAGTTCGTAGCTAAAATTGATGCTTTTAGAAACGATGCCATGGCAGCTTTAGAAGGTACAGAAGTAGCAGATATAATAGCGACTCGTTTTAGTACAGATAAAGTTACTAATAAAGATGGTAAGAAAATCGACTGGTTAAAGTATAACTACGAAGGATTTCCGTTAATTGCTTCGTTAACTAAACTAACCCAAATTCAAGCAGATATCAAAGCTACAGAGTCTGATGCGTTATCCGCTCTATTACAAGGAGAGTTACAAAGTGCCGTATCGATGACCAAATACGAAGCAATGGTTGTTTTTGATAAAGGAGCTTATTATCCTGGAGAAAAATTATCTGGTAAAGTTATCTTAGGTAAGAAAGATCCAAATTTAACTGCTGAAAAGGTAATTATTAACGGAGAGGAAATCGCTAGTGAAAAAATCCAAGCAGGTCAAGTTATTTTAGATGGACCAGCAGGAAATGTAGGAGATAAGGAGTTATTAGGAGAGTTTAAGTTCAAAGAAGCTGACTCTACAGTAACGATTCCAATTAAAGGATCGTATGCGGTTATTCCAAGACCTAACGAAGCATTAGTTTCTGCAGATAAAATGAACGTAGTATACCGTGGATTAGCCAATCCTTTAACAATTTCTATTCCAGGAGTGCCTAGCAATAAAGTAGCTGCTTCGGCACCAGGATTAAAAAGAACAAGTGGAGACAAGTACACAATGTACCCAGGAAAAGGAAGTGAAGTGAATATTGTGGTTACAGGTACACCAGCTGGAGCCGACAAAGCAGTACGTTCTGTAAAGAAATTTAGAATTAAAGACATCCCACCAGCAGTGGGTATGGTAAGAGGTCAATATGATATGGTGAAAATGCCAAAATCTAGTGTTGGTAATGTATCCGTAGCGGCTGGTTTACCAGATTTCTTATTCGACTTAAAACTAAACGTATCGAGCTTTAAGATTAAAGTACCAGGGCAAGTAGCGATTCCTGTTAGTGGAACTAGAATGACTGCAAGAGCAAAACAAGCATTAACCAAAGCAAGAAGAAATGATGTAATTACTATTTTTGACATTCAGGCATCAGTTTCTGGCTCAAACTATAAAATTAAAAAGGTATTGCCTGTTAACATAGAAATTACGAATTAA
- the nrfD gene encoding NrfD/PsrC family molybdoenzyme membrane anchor subunit has protein sequence MSSHYESSYREPLVLGNKTYHDITEDIARPIEGKANKNWYIAFYISLAAMLWGFGCIFYTVGTGIGVWGLSKNIGWAWDITNFVWWVGIGHAGTLISAVLLLFRQKWRMAINRSAEAMTIFAVFQAGLFPIIHMGRPWNGYWVLPIPNQFGSLWVNFNSPLLWDVFAISTYLSVSLVFWWTGLLPDFAMIRDRAVKPFQKKIYALLSFGWSGRAKDWQRFEEVSLVLAGLATPLVLSVHTIVSMDFATSINPGWHSTIFPPYFVAGAIFSGFAMVQTLLGIMRKVTNMEAYITRLHVEYMNIVIILTGGIVAVAYATEFFIAWYTGSPYENYTYLSFGAEAGAYGWAFWSLLICNIFTPQLLWFKKIRRSFIWSFIISIVINIGMWFERFDIIAIVLSKGQLPSTWWRFEPTFVDVGIFIGTIGFFFVLFLLYARTFPVIAQAEVKTILKSSGEHYKKLREENNEH, from the coding sequence ATGTCGTCTCATTACGAATCATCTTATAGAGAACCTTTAGTGTTAGGTAATAAAACTTACCACGATATCACTGAAGACATTGCAAGACCTATTGAGGGCAAAGCAAACAAAAATTGGTATATAGCATTCTATATCTCTTTAGCAGCGATGTTATGGGGATTTGGATGTATCTTTTACACCGTAGGAACAGGTATTGGTGTTTGGGGATTAAGTAAAAACATCGGTTGGGCATGGGATATTACCAACTTCGTATGGTGGGTAGGTATCGGTCACGCAGGAACATTGATTTCAGCCGTACTTTTATTATTCCGCCAAAAATGGAGAATGGCAATTAACCGTTCGGCAGAAGCAATGACCATCTTTGCGGTATTCCAAGCAGGATTGTTCCCAATTATTCACATGGGACGCCCTTGGAACGGATATTGGGTATTGCCAATTCCTAACCAATTCGGGTCGTTATGGGTTAACTTTAACTCACCTTTATTATGGGACGTATTCGCAATTTCTACGTATTTATCGGTATCATTAGTGTTCTGGTGGACTGGTTTATTACCTGATTTTGCTATGATTCGCGATAGAGCCGTAAAACCTTTTCAAAAGAAAATATATGCCTTATTATCTTTCGGATGGTCGGGTAGAGCCAAAGACTGGCAACGTTTTGAAGAAGTATCTTTGGTATTAGCAGGGTTAGCAACACCGTTAGTACTTTCGGTACATACCATTGTATCGATGGACTTCGCAACTTCTATCAACCCAGGATGGCACTCAACCATATTTCCACCGTATTTCGTAGCAGGAGCAATTTTCTCAGGATTTGCCATGGTACAAACTCTATTAGGTATCATGCGTAAGGTTACCAATATGGAAGCTTATATTACACGTTTGCACGTTGAGTATATGAACATCGTAATCATCTTAACAGGAGGTATTGTAGCAGTAGCCTATGCAACGGAGTTCTTCATTGCATGGTATACAGGTTCACCTTATGAAAACTATACTTACTTATCGTTTGGTGCTGAAGCAGGAGCTTACGGTTGGGCATTTTGGTCGTTATTAATCTGTAACATTTTTACACCGCAGTTATTATGGTTTAAGAAAATTAGAAGAAGCTTTATTTGGTCTTTCATTATCTCAATTGTAATTAACATCGGTATGTGGTTTGAGCGTTTTGATATTATCGCAATTGTATTAAGTAAAGGTCAGTTACCATCTACTTGGTGGCGTTTTGAGCCAACGTTTGTAGATGTAGGTATCTTCATTGGAACTATCGGATTCTTCTTCGTATTATTCTTATTATATGCAAGAACGTTCCCAGTAATAGCACAGGCAGAGGTTAAAACAATCTTGAAATCTTCAGGAGAGCATTATAAAAAATTAAGAGAAGAGAACAATGAGCACTAA
- the porL gene encoding type IX secretion system motor protein PorL/GldL, giving the protein MAQSKSTKKLFNMAYGLGASVVILGALFKILHWPFGNEMLILGMITEAIVFALSAFESVEDELDWTKVYPELADGKTTGKKGKEATPEDAQSMLSQKLDTILKEAKLDAQLVSRLGDSIKNFEGAVQPLASATQSISATNSYNEQMSRAAAQMESLNSLYQTQVENASRQADLNSAMVENSQRLQEQMQSLATNLSSLNGVYGGMLTAMSNKN; this is encoded by the coding sequence ATGGCACAATCAAAATCAACCAAGAAATTGTTTAATATGGCTTACGGTTTAGGAGCCTCAGTAGTTATCCTTGGAGCATTGTTTAAAATCTTACACTGGCCATTTGGAAATGAAATGTTAATCTTAGGTATGATTACCGAAGCAATAGTATTCGCACTTTCTGCTTTCGAAAGTGTAGAAGACGAATTAGATTGGACTAAAGTATATCCAGAGTTAGCAGACGGAAAAACAACAGGAAAAAAAGGTAAAGAGGCAACTCCAGAAGATGCACAAAGTATGTTGTCACAAAAATTAGATACTATTTTAAAAGAAGCTAAATTAGATGCACAATTGGTATCTCGTTTAGGCGATAGCATTAAAAACTTTGAAGGAGCCGTACAGCCTTTAGCTTCTGCTACTCAATCAATCTCAGCAACAAACAGTTATAACGAGCAAATGTCAAGAGCAGCCGCTCAAATGGAATCGTTAAATAGTTTATACCAAACACAAGTAGAAAATGCTAGCAGACAAGCTGACTTAAACTCTGCAATGGTAGAAAACTCACAACGTTTACAAGAACAAATGCAGTCGTTAGCAACAAACCTATCTTCATTAAATGGAGTATATGGAGGAATGTTAACCGCAATGTCTAACAAAAATTAA
- a CDS encoding c-type cytochrome, which translates to MKSVNHHSRLTQTLVRSLAFFLVFLVSFSAFSQDVDEARQKEGKKLFKSLCASCHKLDKKLIGPALAKIEEKRSNEWLKAWIKNNAELRASGDKDAIAIFEEYNGSNMTAFPQLTDQNIDDILYYTTIGEVKPAAAAGAEIISEVHSNQAPDWLIYILAAAIVVAFLIIGSLLKTISELKGAPKTPGFTGQAAELWEGIKKNTFLKVLTVIFVALVTAYFLFGTLFKVGVDEGYQPIQPIAFSHKIHAGDNKIDCQYCHSSAKHSKHSGIPSVNVCMNCHKNISEVAEDTKVVMEDRTLVKADLDKEIAKIYEAAGWDADKLAYTGNVKPIKWVRIHNLPDFAYFNHSQHVTVGGVACQKCHGPIEEMEEVYQHSPLTMGWCIDCHKETKVDLKGNEYYAKIHEDLAKKYGVEQVTIAQLGGKECGKCHY; encoded by the coding sequence ATGAAAAGTGTGAATCATCACAGTAGATTAACCCAAACTCTAGTAAGGAGTTTAGCTTTCTTTTTAGTTTTTTTAGTTAGTTTTTCAGCGTTTTCACAAGATGTTGACGAAGCCCGTCAAAAAGAAGGAAAGAAATTATTCAAGTCTTTATGTGCCTCGTGTCACAAATTAGATAAAAAGCTGATAGGGCCTGCGTTAGCTAAAATAGAGGAGAAAAGGAGCAACGAATGGCTAAAAGCTTGGATTAAAAACAATGCTGAATTAAGAGCTTCTGGAGATAAAGATGCGATTGCAATCTTTGAAGAGTATAATGGGTCTAACATGACTGCTTTTCCTCAGTTAACAGATCAAAATATTGATGATATTCTCTATTATACCACTATTGGTGAAGTAAAACCAGCTGCTGCTGCAGGGGCTGAAATAATAAGTGAAGTACACTCAAACCAAGCACCAGACTGGTTAATATATATATTAGCCGCAGCAATAGTAGTCGCTTTCTTAATTATTGGTAGTTTACTAAAAACGATTAGCGAGTTAAAAGGTGCTCCTAAAACTCCAGGTTTTACAGGACAAGCTGCTGAGTTATGGGAAGGAATTAAGAAAAATACCTTCTTAAAAGTGCTAACAGTTATTTTTGTTGCGTTAGTAACCGCTTATTTCTTGTTCGGAACACTATTTAAGGTAGGTGTAGATGAAGGATACCAACCAATTCAACCTATTGCATTCTCACACAAAATTCATGCAGGAGATAATAAAATCGACTGTCAATACTGTCACTCATCTGCTAAACACAGCAAACATTCAGGAATTCCTTCGGTAAATGTTTGTATGAACTGTCATAAAAACATTTCGGAAGTAGCAGAAGATACGAAAGTAGTTATGGAAGACCGTACTTTGGTTAAAGCCGATTTAGACAAAGAGATAGCTAAAATTTACGAGGCCGCTGGTTGGGATGCTGATAAATTAGCATACACAGGAAATGTAAAACCAATTAAATGGGTTAGAATTCACAACTTACCTGATTTTGCCTACTTCAACCACTCACAACACGTAACAGTTGGAGGAGTAGCTTGTCAAAAATGTCACGGGCCTATAGAAGAAATGGAAGAAGTATACCAACATTCACCATTAACCATGGGTTGGTGTATTGATTGTCATAAAGAGACAAAGGTTGACTTAAAAGGTAACGAGTACTATGCTAAGATTCACGAAGACTTAGCTAAAAAGTATGGTGTCGAGCAAGTAACAATAGCTCAATTAGGAGGAAAAGAGTGTGGTAAGTGCCACTATTAA
- the porN gene encoding type IX secretion system ring subunit PorN/GldN, which produces MNWKRFYMVLFAFAATSYASAQANLLNAKKVDEIGFKSEAQIASEDDKPLPYGYISDRDVLWSKVVWEYVDLNQKINLPYYYPIDTMNAGLTRRSLFDTLLKGIKNGEIKEVYNDSYFTTKIGMEQVKTMTYNQRQNGDYVDDYYVKSEDIKGYMLKGIWYFDKRQGELKYRLLALAPMGPDVQVMGVEEIDDTENVYELFWVFFPDARETLHSSKVFNPENSAQPLSYDNLLNARRFTSTILKEENIYGDRAISDYVRGNSLFQLLEANRIKEGIRDREMDMWNY; this is translated from the coding sequence ATGAATTGGAAGCGTTTTTATATGGTTTTATTCGCATTTGCAGCGACGAGCTATGCAAGTGCTCAAGCTAACCTTTTAAATGCTAAAAAGGTAGATGAAATTGGATTTAAATCTGAAGCTCAAATTGCTTCAGAAGATGACAAACCACTTCCTTACGGCTATATTAGTGATAGAGATGTGTTGTGGTCTAAAGTGGTGTGGGAATATGTAGATTTGAATCAAAAAATAAATCTTCCGTATTACTATCCAATTGATACGATGAATGCTGGTTTAACAAGACGTTCTTTATTTGATACCCTTTTAAAAGGGATTAAAAATGGTGAAATAAAAGAGGTGTATAACGACTCGTATTTTACTACTAAAATAGGAATGGAGCAAGTAAAAACGATGACCTACAACCAAAGACAGAATGGAGATTATGTAGATGATTACTACGTCAAATCAGAAGATATCAAAGGCTATATGCTAAAGGGTATTTGGTATTTCGATAAACGTCAAGGTGAGTTAAAGTACCGTTTGCTAGCACTAGCACCTATGGGGCCCGATGTGCAAGTAATGGGAGTTGAAGAGATTGACGATACCGAAAATGTGTATGAGTTGTTTTGGGTATTCTTCCCAGATGCTAGAGAAACATTACACAGTTCAAAAGTATTCAATCCAGAAAATTCAGCCCAACCCTTATCATATGACAACTTGTTAAATGCGAGGCGTTTTACTTCTACGATTCTAAAAGAAGAGAATATTTATGGAGATAGAGCCATCTCTGATTATGTTCGTGGCAATTCTTTATTCCAATTATTAGAAGCCAATAGAATTAAAGAGGGTATTCGTGATAGAGAAATGGATATGTGGAATTATTAA
- a CDS encoding SPOR domain-containing protein, with the protein MKKYSLFITFLLSITVGIFTSNAQSKHTDNENIISLIEKKRTYNKNNGTGYRIQLYNGLERRAKSIRNRFQIEYPDIYTKLSYKAPEWKVQVGNYKTRLHADRALNKIREKFDGAIVVPM; encoded by the coding sequence ATGAAAAAATACAGCTTATTTATTACGTTTTTACTAAGCATTACTGTGGGTATTTTTACCAGCAATGCGCAAAGTAAACATACCGATAACGAGAATATAATTTCTTTAATAGAAAAGAAACGAACATACAATAAAAACAACGGTACTGGTTACAGAATTCAGCTATACAATGGTTTGGAAAGACGTGCAAAATCTATACGCAACAGGTTTCAAATTGAATACCCAGACATTTACACTAAACTATCGTATAAAGCTCCGGAATGGAAAGTGCAAGTTGGAAATTACAAAACGCGTTTGCATGCCGATAGAGCTTTAAATAAAATTCGTGAGAAATTTGATGGTGCCATTGTCGTACCTATGTAA